The sequence below is a genomic window from Proteus vulgaris.
CCAGATCAAATAGAACAGGTACTCCTAAATATTACACGCAATGCTTTACAAGCCGTTGAAAAAACAGGAGGGACGATTATTTTACGTACCCGTACTGCTTTTCAAGTCACGCTTCATGGCGAACGCCATCGCCTTGTTGCTCGCATTGATGTGATTGATACCGGTGATGGCATTCCTCCTCATCTACAAGATACGCTTTTTTATCCTATGGTGAGCGGTCGAGAAGGTGGCAATGGGTTGGGGTTATCTATTGCACGTAATTTAGTGGATCAGCATGCAGGTAAAATTGAATTTACCAGTTGGCCCGGAAATACTGAATTTTCTATTTATTTACCAATTAAGTAGGAGATAACCAATGCAAAAAGGAAATGTATGGGTTGTTGATGATGACAGCTCTATTCGCTGGGTACTTGAACGCGCTATTTCTCGTGAAGGTCTGTCATGTAAAACCTTTGAACATGCGAATGATGTGCTTAATGCACTTAATACAGAAATACCTGATGTATTGTTATCAGACATTCGTATGCCTGATATTGATGGTTTATCTCTTCTAAAAATAATTAAAGAACAATATCCAACTCTGCCCGTGATTATTATGACGGCACATTCTGATCTCGATGCGGCTGTTAATGCCTATCAACAAGGGGCATTTGATTACTTACCAAAGCCGTTCGATATCGACGAAACGTTGGCACTAATTGATCGCGCCATTACTCATTATCGCGAGCAAAAACAACCGAATAACGATGAAACTTCATTGCAATCAGTTTCAGATATGATTGGCGAAGCACCTGCAATGCAAGAGGTTTACCGTATTATTGGTCGGCTTTCTCGCTCTTCAATTAGTGTGCTGATTAATGGGGAATCAGGGACAGGGAAAGAATTAGTGGCACATGCATTACATCGCCACAGCCCAAGATCTTCCTCTCCTTTTATCGCCTTAAATATGGCAGCCATTCCTAAAGACCTGATTGAATCAGAGCTTTTTGGTCACGAAAAAGGCGCATTTACAGGTGCTTCTCAAGTACGACAAGGTCGATTTGAACAAGCGAATGGCGGCTCACTGTTTCTTGATGAAATTGGCGATATGCCTCTTGATATTCAAACACGTTTACTGCGAGTCCTTGCTGAAGGGCAATTCTATCGAGTAGGTGGTTATGCCCCTGTAAAAGTCGATGTACGTATTATTGCCGCTACACATCAAGATTTAGAAAAGCGAGTTCAAGCAGGTGATTTTCGTGAAGATCTCTATCATCGACTCAATGTAATACGTATTCAGTTACCCCCATTACGAGATAGAACGGAAGATATTCCCAGCTTAGCACGCTATTTTCTACAAAAAACAGCAAAAGAATTAGGTGTCGAAACCAAAGCGCTTCATCAGCAAAGTTTGCAAATAATGATGGAATACAACTGGTCAGGTAACGTCAGACAATTAGAGAATGTGTGTCGCTGGTTAACCGTAATGACGGCAAGCCAAGAGATAATGCCTCAAGATTTACCACAAGAAATTCGCCAACCTGATGAGAAAGCCAAAAATATCAGTCGAATTGCTTCTTCTCAACATTGGTCACAGCACCTTTCATTATGGGCAGATGAAGCATTAGGGGAAGGAAAAGAAAATATCTTAACAGATGCCCTACCTCAATTTGAACGCACATTATTACTTAGTGCCTTGGCATACACACAAGGACATAAACAAGATGCGGCAAGATTATTAGGTTGGGGAAGAAATACATTAACCCGTAAATTAAAAGAGTTAGGGATAGAGGAATATTGATCCTCTACCCCTTCATCGATTAAATAACACGCGAGAATTGACGTTGGCGCATTTGATTTCGTAAATAGGTATCAAAACACATACAGATATTACGAATTAGCAAACGTCCTCGTGGTGTAACTTGGATACCGTCTACTGTTATTTCAACTAAACCATCATCCTTCATTGGCACAAGTAATTCTAAATCTTCTTTAAAATAGTCATGGAAGACAATATTGTGCATTTTTTCAATATCAGAAAAACGCAGACTAAAATTACAAATTAAGGTTTTAATTACATCTCGACGAATACAATCATCATTAGTCAGAGATAAACCTCGCCATAGTGCATTCCCTTCACTATTTACACGCGCATAATACTCTTTCAATACTTTTTCATTTTGCGCATAGTTATCGCCTAACATACTTATTGCAGAAACTCCCATGCCTAATAAATCACACTCTTCATGAGTGGTATAGCCTTGGAAATTACGATGTAAAATACCTTTGCGCTGAGCAACGGCTAATTCGTCATCAGGTTTAGCAAAGTGATCCATACCAATAAACTGATAGCCGTTTGTTGTCAGCGTAGAAATTGTTTCTTGTAATATTTCTAATTTTTCTTCAGCTAAAGGGAGATCTTCATCTTTAATTTTACGCTGAGCAGCGAATAAATTAGGTAAGTGTGCATAATTGAAAACACTTAATCTATCGGGTGATAATTCAATAACGCGTTTTAATGTAAAGGCAAAACTCTCTTTGGTTTGCTTAGGTAAACCATAAATTAAGTCAATGCTGGTGGAGTGAAAACCCACTTCACGCGCACGCTCTACCAATGCAAAAATAAACGCTTCATCTTGCTCACGATTGACTTTTTGTTGTACTTCTTTATTGAAATCTTGCACACCCATACTTAGGCGATTAAATCCTTCATGGCGCAGATGATCGATAACATCTAGCTCAATTTCACGAGGATCGATTTCAATAGAGAGTTCTGCATTATCAACAAAATGAAAATGGTGACGTAATAGCGAAACCAATCGGCTAATTTGTTGCTTATCCAGAAAAGTAGGTGTGCCCCCACCCCAATGCATTTGAGTCACTTTTCTGTCTTTAAAATAACGAGCCCTGTTAATAATTTCTTTTTCTAAAACATCAAGATATTCATCTGCCTTATGTTTATGCCGCGTAATAATTTTATTACAGCCGCAGAAATAGCACAGCTTATGGCAGAAAGGGATATGAATATAAAGCGATAAAGGGCGCTCAAGATAACGTTGAGTCGCTTTGATAAAATCATCATCGCCATATTGCTGATTAAACTCTAATGCTGTTGGGTATGATGTATAGCGAGGACCTGAATAGTTATACT
It includes:
- the glnG gene encoding nitrogen regulation protein NR(I), whose translation is MQKGNVWVVDDDSSIRWVLERAISREGLSCKTFEHANDVLNALNTEIPDVLLSDIRMPDIDGLSLLKIIKEQYPTLPVIIMTAHSDLDAAVNAYQQGAFDYLPKPFDIDETLALIDRAITHYREQKQPNNDETSLQSVSDMIGEAPAMQEVYRIIGRLSRSSISVLINGESGTGKELVAHALHRHSPRSSSPFIALNMAAIPKDLIESELFGHEKGAFTGASQVRQGRFEQANGGSLFLDEIGDMPLDIQTRLLRVLAEGQFYRVGGYAPVKVDVRIIAATHQDLEKRVQAGDFREDLYHRLNVIRIQLPPLRDRTEDIPSLARYFLQKTAKELGVETKALHQQSLQIMMEYNWSGNVRQLENVCRWLTVMTASQEIMPQDLPQEIRQPDEKAKNISRIASSQHWSQHLSLWADEALGEGKENILTDALPQFERTLLLSALAYTQGHKQDAARLLGWGRNTLTRKLKELGIEEY
- the hemN gene encoding oxygen-independent coproporphyrinogen III oxidase; the encoded protein is MSEQTIIWDLDLIHKYNYSGPRYTSYPTALEFNQQYGDDDFIKATQRYLERPLSLYIHIPFCHKLCYFCGCNKIITRHKHKADEYLDVLEKEIINRARYFKDRKVTQMHWGGGTPTFLDKQQISRLVSLLRHHFHFVDNAELSIEIDPREIELDVIDHLRHEGFNRLSMGVQDFNKEVQQKVNREQDEAFIFALVERAREVGFHSTSIDLIYGLPKQTKESFAFTLKRVIELSPDRLSVFNYAHLPNLFAAQRKIKDEDLPLAEEKLEILQETISTLTTNGYQFIGMDHFAKPDDELAVAQRKGILHRNFQGYTTHEECDLLGMGVSAISMLGDNYAQNEKVLKEYYARVNSEGNALWRGLSLTNDDCIRRDVIKTLICNFSLRFSDIEKMHNIVFHDYFKEDLELLVPMKDDGLVEITVDGIQVTPRGRLLIRNICMCFDTYLRNQMRQRQFSRVI